The following coding sequences lie in one Myxococcus xanthus genomic window:
- a CDS encoding non-ribosomal peptide synthetase/type I polyketide synthase, translating into MKPSFGVSQAPVDSPLVPGVSGDRTRDEIAAWLRAYVAESAELAPEEVDAQEPFVRYGLTSKDAVFLSGELADWLGRDVSPTILWEHPTIDALSQALGRGTAPVTHAPATPVTEAAQDEAIAVVALGCRFPGAPTPEAFWALLQRGGDAITEVPADRWDAASLYSSDPSTPATMNTRWGGFLEDVGAFDPLFFGISPREAVRMDPQQRLLLEVAWEALERAGQAPQGLQGSRTGVFVGISTSDYAQRQFGDRSLLDAYAGTGNAHSIAANRLSYVLGLRGPSMAVDTACSSSLVAVHLACQSLRGRECDLAMAGGVNLILSPELTIAFSQAGMMAADGRCKTFDASADGYVRSEGCGIVVLQRLSDALASGAPILAVIRGSAVNHDGLSNGLTAPSGAAQQDVIQQALRQARLSPEQIGYIEAHGTGTPLGDPIELAALSAVLSPGRTAEQRCFIGSAKSNIGHLEAAAGIAGLMKTVLALSHGEIPPQVHLRELNPHIALDACRFPIPTRREPWPQAPGARIAGVSAFGFGGTNAHVILSEPPSRLADAPRVPERGSHVLTLSARSDAALRNMARQYQEHLSRPDAPALADVCFTANTGRNAWPHRLALTASSHAEMASRLESFAQGHDVPGLHQAEAQRGAAPRIVFLYPGQGTQYPGMGRQLFDSAPVFREALERCDALLRPHLDVPLLSVLFPTTDATAQLIHQTRYTQPALFALGHALTELWRSWGVVPDAVMGHSVGEFTAAHAAGALGLEEALALLATRSRLIQALPQNGAMAAVLTDEATVRTALEGEPLMDVAAINGPRHVVISGEREAVQRIITALQAQGIESRPLTVSHAFHSPLLEPMLDGFEQVARVLPAHAPRLPLISNLTGERMSQAPDAAYWRRHARAPVQFFKSLQTLTQAGPALFIEMGPHDTLLGMAKRCVPESASLWLPSLRRQQDAWETLLGSLGALHTRGVAIPWSAVDANHPRRRVPLPTYPFERQRYLLDSTLPSPAHSPTMMTQTSAAAPVVSRKERLLTELRAVVALLLQAPPEKLDPRMSFLEMGADSLVLLDAIRNVEKRFGVKLAIRQLFEELTTLDALASHLDQTLPASFALSPAPAAASVPAPLPVSAPPAAANTLSAPPGSAVEQLIQQQLQLMAQQLALLGGRPSAPLSLPVAAQEAPAPKAAPANTAKAGGASPFGAGPKSGTPERELPAVQQRHLDALIAKYTARTKRSKEAAVRYRSKWSDVRWLMNFRAELKEVCYPIVSVRSKGSRVWDADGNEYIDFSMGFGVHLFGHNPPFIMEALQQRLAEGMELGPQSDLGGQAAELLCELTGMKRVTFCNSGTEAVMTALRLARAATGRTKIVMFTGSYHGHSDGTLVVGRMVNGEPQSLPMAAGVSPKVVEDVLVLPYGEDRTLELIREHLHELAGVLVEPVQSRRPNLQPRAFLQALRTMTREAGVPLIFDEVITGFRLHPGGAQAWYGIEADLVTYGKVLGGGMAIGAVADRGGFVDRIDGGDWNYGDASYPAVETTFSAGTFCKHPLTMATTVATLSHLKAQGAALQENLSRRAAELVARLNDIFQREQAPIEAVHGGSVLRFSAAGNTSYLYQSLEMDLFFCHLIQRGIYIWEGRTCMLSTAHSDEDLDTIVRAVTQTVADMRAGGFWPRTTPPEPTLVEARTLPMTEAQRQLWVLAQMNPGGSISYNLSMSLRLEGVLQRELLQRAIQHVVDRHEALRIHVQESGEQQTAAASLALSLTLHDLSILPAPEQAERLSAWYEQESNTPFDLHRGAPFRVNLLKLGAQEHVFVLTAHHVAVDGWSMGVIVREIAARYTELRGGKSSPPPPAMQWGEYVQWLHEQAGTKEQSAHERFWLSRRVETLPALELPIDHGRPAHRSYRGARETLRLDRATTQSLREAAAQQQSTLFMLLLSVYTTFLHRLTGQDDVLVGIPTAGRGMEGSEGMVGYCAHLLPIASHVQGEQTFSEYVQGLKQVLWEAYEHQDYPFALLIKRLGLPRSTSHTPLVSVTFNLERPLGNLQMDGLRTHFVPQSVRYAAFDLSLNVIDAEDGLVLDFDYNTDLFEAATLARWAQGFRTLLSGALKQPEARVTDLPMLTPAERRKVLVAWNQNQVGYREDLLTHQFIEQQAAARPGVHAVELDGQCITYADFNRRANQLAHHLRGLGVGPGVLVGAFIDRSPEMLVTLLAILKAGGAYVPLDPAHPVERLRFLLDDARAAVLVTKQALAERLPGHTAKVVHLDTDAVTLASRPTENPPNTATATSPAYVIYTSGSTGEPKGVVISHGQMAVHFQDMQLHFELTERDRVLQFASFNFDASLEQILPTFMTGATLVLRGNQVWTPEELARRVVEQRLSVMNFPTAYWQQLTQSWAESPPAIGAHDLRLVIIGGDTVLPKVLELWQHGPLGNVRTLNAYGPTEALITATTFDIPKGWSATRVPIGRPLSNRPCYVLDRHGSPVPIGVAGELHIGGPLVAAGYLNRPELTAQRFVPDPFSDDPAARLYRTGDLVRYRPDGTLEFLGRTDHQVKVRGFRIELGEIESALSAHEHVQEVVVTVREEPGALAGHDKRLVAYVVPSAQGSVTPAALRQFLLEKLPDYMVPAFFVLLEAMPLTASGKLDRKALPAPDPEASAPTRPFVAPRTPTEQTLADVWMKALRLPRVGIHDDFFELGGDSLLATQVASRLRDALKVELPLERLFKQTTIAGLAEHVDTVLWASRAAEDTSVNGASREEGEL; encoded by the coding sequence ATGAAGCCATCTTTCGGTGTCTCACAGGCCCCTGTGGATTCCCCTCTGGTCCCCGGTGTGTCTGGAGACCGCACGCGTGACGAAATCGCGGCGTGGCTCAGGGCCTATGTGGCCGAGTCCGCCGAGCTCGCGCCCGAAGAGGTCGACGCTCAGGAACCCTTCGTTCGTTACGGGCTGACGTCGAAGGACGCGGTGTTCTTGTCGGGTGAGTTGGCGGACTGGCTGGGCCGCGACGTGTCGCCCACCATCCTGTGGGAGCACCCCACCATCGACGCGCTCAGCCAGGCGCTCGGCCGTGGCACCGCGCCCGTGACGCACGCGCCCGCGACGCCCGTCACCGAGGCCGCGCAGGACGAAGCCATCGCGGTGGTGGCGCTGGGGTGCCGCTTCCCGGGAGCTCCGACGCCAGAGGCATTCTGGGCGTTACTCCAGCGCGGCGGGGATGCCATCACCGAAGTCCCCGCGGACCGTTGGGATGCGGCGAGCCTCTACTCGTCGGACCCGTCCACGCCCGCGACGATGAACACGCGATGGGGCGGCTTCCTTGAAGACGTCGGCGCGTTCGACCCGCTCTTCTTCGGCATCTCGCCCCGCGAAGCCGTGCGGATGGATCCACAGCAGCGCCTGCTCCTGGAAGTCGCGTGGGAGGCGCTGGAGCGCGCGGGACAGGCACCGCAGGGACTCCAGGGCAGTCGCACGGGCGTCTTCGTCGGCATCAGCACCAGCGACTACGCGCAGCGACAGTTCGGCGACCGCTCGTTGTTGGATGCGTACGCGGGCACTGGCAACGCGCACAGCATCGCGGCCAACCGGCTGTCGTACGTGTTGGGTCTGCGAGGTCCCAGCATGGCCGTGGACACCGCGTGCTCGTCGTCGCTCGTCGCGGTGCACCTGGCCTGTCAGAGCCTCCGCGGCCGCGAGTGTGATTTGGCGATGGCGGGCGGCGTCAACCTCATCCTGTCGCCCGAGCTCACCATCGCCTTCTCGCAAGCGGGGATGATGGCGGCGGATGGACGCTGCAAGACGTTCGACGCGTCGGCTGACGGCTACGTCCGCTCCGAGGGTTGCGGCATCGTCGTCCTCCAGCGACTGTCGGACGCGCTGGCCTCGGGCGCGCCCATCCTGGCCGTCATCCGCGGCTCGGCAGTGAATCATGACGGGCTGAGCAACGGCCTCACCGCGCCCAGCGGCGCCGCGCAGCAGGACGTCATCCAGCAAGCCCTCCGTCAGGCCCGGCTGTCGCCAGAGCAGATTGGCTACATCGAAGCCCACGGCACGGGAACGCCGCTGGGCGACCCGATTGAACTTGCGGCCCTGAGCGCCGTGCTGTCACCGGGGAGGACGGCGGAGCAGCGCTGCTTCATCGGCTCGGCGAAGAGCAACATCGGCCACCTGGAGGCGGCGGCCGGCATCGCGGGGTTGATGAAGACGGTGCTGGCCCTGAGCCATGGAGAGATTCCGCCGCAGGTCCACCTGCGCGAACTCAATCCGCACATCGCCTTGGATGCGTGCCGATTCCCGATTCCAACTCGCCGGGAGCCGTGGCCTCAAGCGCCCGGCGCGCGCATCGCGGGAGTCAGCGCCTTCGGCTTCGGTGGCACCAACGCCCACGTCATCCTGAGCGAACCTCCGTCGCGTCTCGCGGATGCACCTCGCGTCCCCGAGCGCGGCAGCCATGTCCTGACGCTGTCCGCCCGGAGCGATGCGGCCCTGCGGAACATGGCCCGGCAGTACCAGGAGCACCTCTCCCGGCCGGACGCACCTGCGCTAGCGGATGTCTGCTTCACCGCGAACACCGGCCGGAATGCGTGGCCGCATCGGCTCGCGCTCACCGCGAGCTCGCATGCGGAGATGGCGTCGCGGCTCGAGTCCTTCGCCCAAGGGCATGATGTGCCCGGGCTGCATCAGGCCGAGGCGCAGCGTGGCGCAGCGCCGCGAATCGTCTTCCTGTATCCCGGCCAGGGCACCCAGTACCCCGGCATGGGACGGCAGCTGTTCGACAGCGCGCCCGTCTTCCGTGAAGCCCTGGAGCGCTGCGACGCGCTTCTCCGTCCGCACCTGGATGTCCCCCTTCTGTCAGTGCTGTTTCCGACGACGGACGCCACCGCGCAGCTCATCCACCAGACGCGCTACACCCAGCCTGCGTTGTTCGCGCTGGGCCATGCCCTGACGGAGCTGTGGCGTTCGTGGGGCGTGGTGCCCGACGCCGTCATGGGCCACAGCGTGGGCGAATTCACGGCCGCGCACGCGGCGGGCGCGCTCGGGCTGGAGGAAGCACTGGCCCTGCTGGCCACGCGCAGCCGGCTCATCCAGGCATTGCCCCAGAACGGCGCAATGGCGGCCGTCCTGACGGATGAAGCCACGGTGCGCACGGCGCTGGAGGGCGAGCCGCTGATGGACGTCGCCGCCATCAACGGGCCACGGCACGTCGTCATCTCCGGTGAGCGTGAAGCGGTCCAGCGCATCATCACGGCGCTTCAGGCTCAAGGTATCGAGTCACGGCCGCTCACCGTCTCCCACGCGTTCCACTCGCCACTGTTGGAGCCGATGCTCGATGGCTTCGAGCAGGTGGCCCGCGTCCTGCCCGCCCACGCGCCACGCCTCCCGCTCATCTCGAACCTCACGGGCGAGCGCATGTCCCAGGCCCCCGACGCCGCCTACTGGCGACGACACGCGCGCGCGCCCGTCCAGTTCTTCAAAAGCCTCCAGACGCTGACGCAGGCGGGCCCCGCGCTGTTCATCGAGATGGGCCCGCACGACACGCTGCTCGGCATGGCGAAGCGCTGCGTGCCCGAGAGCGCGAGCCTGTGGCTGCCCAGCCTGCGGCGTCAGCAGGATGCCTGGGAGACGCTGCTCGGCAGCCTCGGTGCGCTGCACACGCGCGGCGTCGCCATCCCATGGAGCGCAGTGGACGCGAACCACCCGCGACGGCGTGTCCCGCTGCCCACCTATCCCTTCGAGCGTCAGCGGTACTTGCTGGACTCCACGCTCCCCTCCCCTGCCCACAGCCCGACGATGATGACCCAGACCTCTGCCGCAGCGCCCGTCGTGTCACGCAAGGAGCGCCTCCTCACGGAGCTCCGCGCGGTCGTCGCCTTGCTGCTCCAGGCACCTCCCGAGAAGCTCGACCCGCGCATGTCCTTCCTGGAGATGGGCGCCGACTCCCTCGTGTTGCTGGACGCCATCCGCAACGTGGAGAAGCGCTTCGGCGTGAAGCTGGCCATCCGTCAGCTCTTCGAGGAACTGACGACGCTGGACGCACTGGCGAGCCACCTCGACCAGACGCTGCCCGCGAGCTTCGCCTTGAGCCCCGCGCCAGCCGCGGCGAGTGTTCCCGCTCCGCTCCCCGTGAGCGCGCCTCCCGCCGCCGCGAACACACTCTCCGCGCCTCCGGGAAGCGCCGTCGAGCAGCTCATCCAGCAGCAGTTGCAGCTCATGGCGCAGCAGCTCGCGCTCCTGGGCGGACGTCCCTCAGCGCCGCTTTCGCTCCCCGTCGCGGCGCAGGAAGCCCCCGCCCCCAAGGCAGCGCCCGCGAACACCGCGAAGGCTGGAGGCGCGTCACCATTTGGCGCGGGGCCGAAGTCCGGAACGCCCGAGCGCGAGCTTCCCGCGGTGCAGCAGCGTCACCTGGACGCGCTCATCGCGAAGTACACCGCGCGCACGAAGCGCTCGAAGGAAGCAGCCGTCCGCTACCGCTCGAAGTGGAGCGACGTCCGGTGGCTGATGAACTTCCGCGCCGAGCTGAAGGAGGTCTGCTACCCCATCGTCAGCGTGCGCTCGAAGGGGTCGCGGGTCTGGGACGCGGACGGCAACGAGTACATCGACTTCTCCATGGGCTTCGGGGTGCACCTGTTCGGTCACAACCCGCCCTTCATCATGGAGGCGCTGCAACAACGTCTGGCGGAGGGCATGGAGCTGGGCCCTCAGTCGGACCTGGGCGGACAGGCCGCGGAGCTGCTCTGCGAGCTGACCGGGATGAAGCGCGTCACCTTCTGCAACTCCGGCACGGAGGCGGTGATGACGGCGCTCCGGCTTGCGCGCGCCGCGACGGGCCGCACGAAAATCGTGATGTTCACCGGCTCCTACCACGGCCACTCCGACGGCACGCTGGTGGTGGGGCGCATGGTCAACGGCGAGCCCCAGTCGCTGCCCATGGCGGCGGGCGTGTCTCCCAAGGTCGTCGAGGACGTCCTCGTACTGCCCTACGGTGAGGACCGCACGCTGGAGCTCATCCGCGAGCACCTGCACGAACTGGCGGGCGTCCTCGTCGAACCTGTGCAGAGCCGCCGTCCCAATCTCCAGCCACGGGCCTTCCTCCAGGCGTTGCGAACGATGACGCGCGAAGCAGGCGTGCCCCTCATCTTCGACGAGGTCATCACCGGCTTCCGGCTCCATCCGGGTGGCGCTCAGGCGTGGTACGGCATCGAGGCGGACCTGGTCACCTATGGCAAGGTGCTCGGTGGCGGCATGGCCATTGGCGCCGTCGCGGACCGAGGCGGCTTCGTGGACCGAATCGACGGGGGCGATTGGAACTACGGTGACGCGTCCTACCCCGCTGTCGAGACGACCTTCTCCGCGGGCACGTTCTGCAAGCACCCGCTGACCATGGCGACCACGGTGGCCACCTTGAGCCACCTCAAGGCCCAAGGGGCCGCGCTCCAGGAGAACCTGAGCCGTCGCGCCGCGGAGCTGGTCGCGCGCCTCAACGACATCTTCCAGCGCGAGCAGGCACCCATCGAGGCGGTCCACGGCGGCTCGGTGCTGCGCTTCTCCGCCGCGGGCAACACCAGCTACCTGTACCAGTCGCTGGAGATGGACCTGTTCTTCTGCCACCTCATCCAGCGCGGCATCTACATCTGGGAGGGGCGCACGTGCATGCTCTCCACCGCGCACTCGGACGAGGACCTCGACACCATCGTCCGCGCCGTCACCCAGACGGTGGCCGACATGCGCGCGGGCGGATTCTGGCCACGCACGACACCGCCCGAGCCGACCCTCGTGGAAGCACGCACGCTGCCGATGACAGAAGCGCAGCGGCAGCTCTGGGTGCTAGCCCAGATGAACCCCGGCGGCTCCATCTCATACAACCTGTCGATGAGCCTGCGGCTCGAAGGCGTGCTCCAGCGCGAGCTGCTCCAGCGCGCCATCCAGCACGTCGTCGACCGGCATGAAGCCCTGCGCATCCACGTCCAAGAGTCCGGCGAGCAGCAGACCGCGGCCGCTTCGCTGGCGCTTTCCCTGACGTTGCACGACCTCTCCATCCTGCCCGCGCCGGAGCAGGCCGAGCGCCTCTCCGCCTGGTACGAGCAGGAGAGCAACACACCGTTCGACCTGCACCGCGGTGCGCCCTTCCGCGTCAACCTCCTGAAGCTGGGCGCGCAGGAACACGTCTTCGTCCTCACCGCGCACCACGTCGCGGTGGATGGCTGGTCAATGGGTGTCATCGTCCGCGAGATTGCGGCCCGCTACACCGAGCTCCGGGGAGGCAAGAGCAGCCCGCCTCCGCCCGCGATGCAGTGGGGCGAGTACGTGCAGTGGCTCCATGAGCAAGCCGGAACCAAGGAGCAGTCGGCCCACGAGCGCTTCTGGCTGAGCCGGCGCGTGGAGACGCTACCCGCGCTGGAGCTGCCCATCGACCATGGCCGCCCCGCGCACCGCAGCTACCGGGGTGCCCGGGAGACGCTGCGGCTGGACCGCGCCACCACCCAGTCCCTGCGGGAGGCAGCGGCGCAGCAACAGTCCACGCTCTTCATGCTGCTGCTCTCCGTCTACACCACGTTCCTCCACCGCCTGACGGGCCAGGATGACGTGCTGGTGGGCATCCCCACCGCGGGCCGGGGAATGGAGGGCAGCGAGGGAATGGTGGGCTACTGCGCGCACCTGCTGCCCATCGCCAGCCACGTCCAGGGCGAGCAGACGTTCTCCGAATACGTCCAGGGCCTCAAGCAGGTGCTTTGGGAGGCGTATGAGCACCAGGACTATCCCTTCGCCCTGCTCATCAAGCGCCTGGGACTGCCGCGCAGCACGAGCCACACGCCGCTCGTCAGCGTCACGTTCAACCTGGAGCGCCCGCTGGGGAACCTCCAGATGGACGGCCTGCGGACGCACTTCGTCCCGCAGTCCGTTCGCTACGCGGCCTTCGACCTGAGCCTGAACGTCATCGACGCCGAGGACGGGCTCGTCCTGGACTTCGACTACAACACCGACCTGTTCGAAGCCGCGACGCTGGCCCGCTGGGCCCAGGGCTTCCGCACGCTGCTTTCGGGCGCGCTCAAGCAACCGGAAGCGCGCGTGACCGACCTGCCGATGCTCACCCCGGCCGAGCGCCGCAAGGTCCTGGTGGCTTGGAACCAGAACCAGGTGGGCTACCGGGAGGATCTGCTCACCCACCAGTTCATCGAACAGCAGGCCGCCGCGAGACCGGGCGTGCACGCGGTGGAGCTGGACGGACAGTGCATCACCTACGCCGACTTCAACCGGCGCGCGAACCAGCTCGCACACCACCTGCGAGGACTGGGCGTCGGACCGGGCGTGCTGGTGGGCGCCTTCATCGACCGCTCGCCGGAGATGCTGGTGACGTTGCTGGCCATCCTCAAGGCCGGTGGCGCCTACGTGCCGCTGGACCCCGCGCACCCCGTGGAGCGGCTGCGCTTCCTGCTGGATGACGCGCGCGCGGCCGTGCTGGTGACGAAGCAGGCCCTCGCGGAGCGTCTGCCCGGGCACACCGCGAAGGTCGTCCACCTGGATACGGACGCCGTCACGCTGGCGTCCCGCCCCACGGAGAACCCGCCCAACACCGCGACGGCCACGTCCCCCGCCTACGTCATCTACACGTCCGGCTCCACGGGGGAGCCCAAGGGCGTCGTCATCAGCCACGGACAGATGGCGGTGCACTTCCAAGACATGCAGCTCCACTTCGAGCTGACCGAGCGCGACCGCGTGTTGCAGTTCGCCTCGTTCAACTTCGACGCGTCCCTGGAGCAAATTCTCCCGACCTTCATGACGGGCGCAACGCTGGTCCTGCGCGGCAACCAGGTCTGGACGCCCGAGGAGCTGGCCCGGCGTGTCGTCGAGCAGCGGCTGTCGGTGATGAACTTCCCCACGGCGTACTGGCAGCAGCTCACGCAGAGCTGGGCCGAATCGCCGCCGGCCATCGGCGCCCATGACTTGCGGCTGGTCATCATCGGCGGCGACACCGTGCTGCCCAAGGTCCTGGAGCTGTGGCAGCACGGCCCGCTGGGCAACGTGCGCACGCTCAATGCCTACGGCCCCACCGAGGCGCTCATCACCGCGACCACCTTCGACATCCCCAAGGGCTGGAGCGCCACGCGCGTCCCGATTGGCCGGCCGCTGTCGAACCGCCCCTGCTACGTGCTGGACCGGCACGGCTCCCCCGTGCCCATCGGCGTGGCGGGCGAGCTGCACATCGGCGGACCGCTGGTCGCGGCGGGCTACCTCAACCGCCCGGAGCTCACCGCGCAGCGCTTCGTGCCGGACCCGTTCAGCGACGACCCGGCGGCGCGCCTCTACCGGACTGGAGACCTGGTCCGTTACCGGCCCGACGGCACGCTCGAGTTCCTGGGACGCACCGACCACCAGGTGAAGGTGCGCGGCTTCCGCATCGAGCTGGGAGAAATCGAGTCCGCGCTGAGCGCGCACGAGCACGTCCAGGAGGTCGTCGTCACCGTCCGCGAGGAGCCGGGCGCGCTGGCCGGACATGACAAGCGGCTGGTGGCCTACGTGGTGCCCTCCGCGCAGGGCAGCGTGACGCCCGCGGCGCTCCGCCAGTTCCTGCTGGAGAAGCTGCCGGACTACATGGTCCCCGCCTTCTTCGTCCTCCTGGAGGCCATGCCACTCACGGCCAGTGGGAAGCTGGACCGCAAGGCGCTGCCCGCGCCCGACCCGGAGGCCAGCGCGCCCACGCGTCCCTTCGTCGCGCCGCGCACACCCACCGAGCAGACACTGGCGGATGTGTGGATGAAGGCCCTGCGCCTGCCCCGCGTGGGCATCCACGACGACTTCTTCGAACTGGGCGGTGACTCGCTGCTGGCCACGCAGGTGGCATCGCGACTGCGGGACGCGCTCAAGGTGGAGCTGCCGCTGGAGCGGCTCTTCAAGCAGACGACCATCGCCGGGCTCGCGGAGCACGTGGACACCGTCCTGTGGGCGTCACGCGCTGCCGAGGACACCAGCGTCAACGGCGCGAGCCGTGAAGAGGGGGAGCTGTGA